In a single window of the Bactrocera dorsalis isolate Fly_Bdor chromosome 2, ASM2337382v1, whole genome shotgun sequence genome:
- the LOC125776750 gene encoding uncharacterized protein LOC125776750, with protein MAQQKTVRECKVLIRKNHHSVCRLTAEEIDSMQTEVASTLPITTIAAALEMDEKLKCEEFATATSNKQFILKTKGNSDNLHDVLRHIYTDEFLFLCNWDGRGEKQPLSKFLLASNILYDSFVTCGLGNFEKQIRKSIEMSHHRYKQKKYMKRKAVEESNESK; from the exons ATGGCCCAACAAAAAACTGTGCGCGAATGTAAggttttaattagaaaaaatcacCATTCAGTATGCCGACTGACTGCTGAAGAAATAGATAGTATGCAAACCGAAGTTGCCTCCACGCTACCAATAACAACGATAGCTGCAGCATTGGAAATGGACGAGAAACTGAAATGCGAGGAATTTGCTACTGCAACTAgtaat aaacagtttattttaaaaacaaagggAAATTCAGATAATTTACATGATGTGCTGAGACATATATACACTgacgaatttttgtttttgtgtaactGGGACGGTAGAGGAGAGAAACAACCCCTATCGAAATTTTTACTGGCATCTAACATATTATatg atTCTTTCGTTACTTGTGGACTGGGGAATTTCGAAAAACAAATTCGGAAGTCCATCGAAATGAGCCACCATAGgtacaaacaaaagaaatacaTGAAGCGAAAAGCTGTGGAGGAATCGAACGAATCCAAAtag